A genome region from Schlesneria paludicola DSM 18645 includes the following:
- a CDS encoding glycosyltransferase yields the protein MVQILIVFRHGLGDCVQFTVVVQHLLKWHPDWMIDLQFVDAGKGSLFQGFERVRVIARDEDRKPHYDEQYVLDWWEADSVESDAVPATKAEQCLRRIFGIEPEPDLCGYSFPGKSNTSKQVEEYLQGIAGGRLEGGRFPVVVLHYQGNSSPDQKNLTHDVAARLCAKVVALGYVPVILDWDHRSPLPDDASIHCPTSRHPIWQGLGTGDAATIAQLIEASTLFIGIDSGPQKVAATTTTPMICVWRQMHPVHYFPFRRRQGAASEELVATRHLIPSSHLQHLRGDHERGLRLLARYDFTTYDASTLSSQLIDEVASRLPARLQRSKREDSISADDLRKVVPERRWLYRRVGLDERWMTLTSNPLGGNFRIEEGQADRERVWNVEETATTALLTVWGDHGGPTFHAVWRGEKFVGRWLSDERCEVELIPDQPLDILNPTTRCTERRDLEPFFVGIPTYNCYDLCANLIDSVFRNTALPQVVYVIDNGDGPARFHYDHPQVSIFRPQRNLGVSRSWNLLHRFAAPYPIVILNDDIELGRNCLERLVTCDGLAVTIDGSHAYEAFMMREEVWQTIGDFDEAFFPAYFEDNDHARRLELAGIEIVCPTNDGVVSCGRSNTKSRLTPDATQALHGFVAKNRDYYLTKWGGLPHQEQFLKPFDSNNHVQQSLHLRD from the coding sequence ATGGTTCAGATTCTCATCGTTTTTCGTCACGGGTTGGGCGACTGTGTGCAGTTCACAGTTGTCGTCCAGCATTTGTTGAAATGGCATCCTGATTGGATGATCGACCTTCAGTTTGTGGATGCTGGTAAAGGAAGTCTCTTTCAGGGATTCGAACGCGTGCGTGTGATTGCACGTGATGAAGATCGAAAGCCGCACTACGACGAACAGTACGTGCTCGACTGGTGGGAAGCCGATTCCGTTGAAAGCGATGCCGTTCCCGCAACGAAAGCAGAGCAATGTTTGCGGCGAATTTTTGGAATCGAACCAGAACCGGATCTCTGCGGTTATTCATTTCCGGGTAAGAGCAACACGTCGAAGCAGGTTGAAGAATACCTGCAAGGGATCGCGGGTGGCCGGCTTGAGGGTGGGCGATTTCCCGTTGTCGTTCTGCATTACCAGGGGAATTCCTCTCCTGACCAGAAGAATCTGACGCACGATGTTGCCGCGCGACTTTGTGCCAAGGTCGTGGCGCTGGGCTACGTTCCTGTGATCTTGGACTGGGACCACCGATCACCCTTGCCTGACGATGCTTCGATTCATTGTCCGACGTCACGACATCCAATCTGGCAGGGTTTGGGGACAGGCGACGCCGCCACGATCGCGCAATTGATCGAAGCAAGCACGCTGTTTATTGGAATCGATAGCGGCCCTCAGAAAGTCGCCGCCACCACGACGACGCCAATGATCTGCGTCTGGCGGCAGATGCACCCCGTTCACTATTTCCCATTTCGACGGCGACAAGGTGCGGCCAGCGAGGAATTGGTTGCGACCCGGCACCTCATCCCCAGCAGCCACCTCCAACATCTTCGCGGCGATCACGAGCGCGGTTTGAGGTTACTGGCGCGGTACGACTTCACGACCTACGACGCGTCGACGTTGTCCTCGCAGTTGATTGATGAAGTGGCAAGCCGATTACCAGCACGTCTGCAACGCTCGAAACGTGAGGATTCGATTTCGGCCGACGATTTGAGGAAGGTCGTGCCCGAACGGCGGTGGCTGTATCGTCGCGTCGGACTGGATGAACGCTGGATGACGCTCACTTCGAATCCGTTAGGAGGAAACTTTCGGATTGAAGAGGGGCAAGCGGATCGCGAGCGTGTCTGGAATGTGGAAGAGACGGCAACAACAGCGCTGCTGACGGTCTGGGGCGATCATGGGGGGCCTACGTTTCATGCGGTGTGGCGCGGCGAGAAGTTTGTCGGACGGTGGCTTAGTGACGAGCGATGCGAGGTCGAACTGATTCCCGACCAACCGCTCGACATTCTCAATCCGACCACGCGATGCACGGAACGGCGGGATCTCGAACCGTTTTTTGTCGGCATTCCCACCTACAACTGTTACGACCTGTGTGCGAATCTGATCGATTCCGTCTTTCGTAATACGGCCTTGCCACAGGTTGTGTATGTCATTGACAACGGCGACGGCCCTGCCCGTTTTCACTACGACCATCCGCAAGTTTCGATCTTCCGTCCTCAAAGAAACCTGGGGGTGTCTCGAAGCTGGAATCTGCTTCATCGGTTTGCGGCTCCTTACCCGATTGTCATTTTGAATGACGATATTGAACTTGGCCGGAACTGTCTGGAACGGCTCGTCACGTGTGATGGTCTCGCCGTTACGATCGATGGCAGTCATGCCTATGAAGCATTCATGATGCGCGAAGAGGTCTGGCAGACGATCGGCGACTTCGATGAAGCATTCTTTCCCGCCTATTTCGAAGACAACGACCATGCGCGTCGGCTGGAATTGGCGGGGATCGAGATTGTCTGCCCCACCAATGACGGCGTCGTGTCATGTGGTCGATCGAACACGAAATCACGCCTGACACCGGACGCGACACAAGCGCTGCACGGCTTCGTCGCCAAGAACCGCGACTATTACCTGACAAAATGGGGCGGCCTTCCGCACCAGGAACAGTTTCTTAAACCATTTGACTCGAACAATCATGTCCAACAGTCGTTGCACCTACGCGATTAA
- a CDS encoding class I SAM-dependent methyltransferase — protein sequence MHESSLERCKDFINQYLTNRATLNIADVGSYDVNGSYRSLFERPDWQYTGFDVAAGPNVDHVLPEGEDAEWPFVGQFDVVISGQCVEHVRKPWKWIRQVASLAKPGGLVWITGPNTWVFHEHPIDCWRIWPDGMRALFDEAGLHEIACGYCGPDTVGIAFKPSS from the coding sequence ATGCATGAATCGAGTCTGGAGCGATGCAAAGATTTCATCAATCAGTATCTGACAAATCGAGCGACGTTAAACATCGCCGATGTTGGCAGCTATGACGTGAATGGCAGCTATCGTTCGTTGTTCGAGCGGCCTGACTGGCAGTACACCGGCTTCGACGTGGCCGCTGGTCCGAACGTCGATCATGTGCTTCCGGAAGGCGAAGACGCCGAGTGGCCGTTTGTCGGGCAGTTTGATGTCGTCATCAGCGGGCAATGTGTCGAACATGTTCGCAAGCCGTGGAAATGGATTCGACAGGTTGCGTCGCTCGCCAAACCCGGCGGCCTGGTGTGGATCACCGGTCCGAATACATGGGTGTTCCATGAGCACCCGATTGATTGCTGGCGGATCTGGCCGGATGGAATGAGGGCCCTGTTCGATGAAGCGGGCCTGCATGAGATCGCTTGCGGCTATTGTGGGCCTGACACGGTGGGAATTGCGTTCAAGCCTTCGTCGTAA